From the Leptolyngbya sp. O-77 genome, one window contains:
- a CDS encoding Crp/Fnr family transcriptional regulator, whose protein sequence is MLTSVDRLLFVRGVPIFKELRDDFLVRLASIMDEQEFPPQHTIVSQGQEGRSLYILVKGSVRVHLADREITRLEKGACFGEMSVFDAEPRSASVTTIDRCECLTLTQQQLYEAIEETPSIAVNIIRLLSRRIREQNKKIDELQNGSGNRRLPTAIYQRLTGV, encoded by the coding sequence ATGCTGACGAGCGTTGATCGCCTCCTGTTTGTGCGCGGGGTCCCCATTTTCAAAGAACTGCGGGACGATTTTTTGGTGCGCCTGGCTTCCATTATGGATGAGCAGGAATTTCCGCCGCAGCATACTATTGTCAGCCAGGGGCAGGAAGGGCGATCGCTCTACATTCTGGTCAAAGGCAGCGTGCGCGTTCACCTGGCTGATCGGGAAATTACCCGACTCGAAAAGGGCGCGTGCTTTGGGGAAATGTCAGTGTTTGATGCGGAGCCGCGCTCTGCCTCTGTCACTACGATCGACCGCTGCGAGTGTCTGACGCTGACCCAGCAGCAGCTTTATGAGGCGATCGAAGAAACTCCCAGCATTGCCGTCAACATCATTCGCCTCCTGTCGCGCCGCATCCGTGAACAAAATAAAAAAATCGACGAACTCCAGAATGGCAGCGGGAACCGTCGCCTGCCGACCGCGATTTATCAACGGTTGACAGGCGTATGA
- a CDS encoding calcium-binding protein has product MAAAAGLGGGGGGAGFGGAIFIRSGSLTITDSLFLDNRAQGGTGPGGNGSGLGGAIFALDQTTNANGNNANMPSTLPTITASGLFARGNSASSNPSTNNIYGNSDVVFRVPPEVLSVAIAPPALTNASSVSFTVTFSKPVTGVDVTDFELVTTGAIANASITSVTGGGNTFTVAVSTGTGSGTLGLTVLNDKTIKDADDGVLLAPFTGTTVYTIDKTAPTADIVDVTPDPRPGIAVDTITIRFSEVVRNFDLSDLLLSRNGAIAPLVAATLSTIDNQTFTLRGLQFSTGRTGSYQLTLDVNDITDLVGNPLAQSAFDTWQMSFDDPNIPQPEDIPPAPNGELGTPVLFRLGKRPQQIKGTNRADRLKGTNKSDRILARGGNDTAKALGGNDLISGGAGNDLLRGGNGGDQLVGGVGNDRLFGQAGDDVLIGGVGNDTLSGGGGKNMYVFNNLSEGIDTILGFSQLDVIDLRGIFKQPAFGGSGTPFQRLREFVKLAQVGTTTQVLIDSDGNGANKDFVAIAQLNNTSINSLSTLNFVI; this is encoded by the coding sequence TTGGCGGCGGCGGCGGGTTTGGGGGGCGGTGGCGGCGGGGCCGGCTTTGGCGGCGCGATCTTCATTCGCTCTGGTTCGCTCACGATTACCGATAGCCTGTTTTTGGATAACCGCGCTCAGGGCGGCACCGGGCCCGGTGGCAACGGCAGCGGACTGGGCGGCGCAATTTTTGCGCTGGATCAAACGACAAACGCCAACGGCAACAACGCCAATATGCCCAGCACACTACCCACCATTACTGCGTCGGGACTGTTTGCACGGGGCAATAGCGCCAGCAGTAACCCCAGCACCAATAATATTTACGGCAACAGCGACGTGGTCTTTCGAGTGCCGCCGGAGGTGCTGTCGGTGGCGATCGCCCCACCCGCGCTGACCAACGCCAGCAGCGTCTCATTCACTGTGACGTTCAGCAAGCCTGTAACTGGCGTAGATGTGACGGACTTTGAACTGGTGACAACAGGGGCGATCGCCAATGCGTCCATTACCAGCGTGACGGGCGGTGGCAATACATTCACCGTTGCCGTCAGCACGGGCACCGGCAGCGGCACGCTAGGGCTGACAGTGCTAAACGACAAGACAATCAAAGATGCAGACGATGGCGTGCTGCTGGCTCCGTTTACCGGAACGACCGTCTACACCATTGATAAAACTGCACCAACAGCCGATATTGTTGACGTTACGCCCGATCCACGCCCCGGCATTGCAGTGGATACCATCACGATCCGGTTTAGTGAAGTCGTCCGCAATTTTGACCTGTCTGACCTGCTGCTCAGCCGCAATGGGGCGATCGCCCCACTGGTCGCCGCAACCCTATCCACCATCGACAACCAGACCTTTACCCTGCGCGGGCTACAGTTTTCAACGGGGCGCACAGGCAGCTATCAACTGACGCTGGATGTCAACGACATTACCGACCTGGTGGGCAATCCGCTGGCTCAGTCCGCCTTCGACACCTGGCAAATGTCCTTCGATGACCCGAACATTCCTCAACCTGAGGATATTCCACCCGCGCCGAATGGGGAATTAGGCACGCCCGTCCTGTTCCGACTGGGCAAGCGGCCACAGCAAATTAAGGGGACAAACCGCGCCGATCGCCTTAAGGGAACCAATAAGAGCGATCGCATTTTGGCTCGTGGCGGCAACGATACCGCCAAGGCGCTGGGCGGCAACGACTTAATCAGCGGGGGCGCAGGGAATGATCTGCTGCGCGGCGGCAACGGCGGCGATCAGCTTGTGGGTGGCGTGGGCAACGATCGCCTCTTTGGGCAGGCTGGCGACGATGTGCTGATTGGTGGGGTGGGCAATGACACGTTGAGCGGCGGCGGCGGCAAGAATATGTACGTGTTTAACAACCTCAGCGAAGGCATCGACACGATTCTGGGCTTTAGCCAACTGGATGTGATCGACCTGCGCGGCATTTTCAAACAGCCTGCATTTGGCGGCAGCGGCACGCCGTTCCAGCGGCTGCGCGAGTTTGTGAAGCTGGCGCAGGTCGGCACCACGACTCAGGTGCTAATCGACTCAGACGGCAATGGTGCTAACAAAGATTTCGTGGCGATCGCCCAACTCAACAACACGTCGATCAACAGCCTCAGCACGCTGAACTTTGTAATCTGA
- a CDS encoding MBOAT family O-acyltransferase, whose amino-acid sequence MTLLSILFGLFFLSVLGLYWSAPGRSLKLWVLLAASLVFYSSLQFQYVPLLLVMIIITYRIGIGLSAPIDWRIENENWQFAQHDWNRRRLRLLIIGIGLNVLLLLGFKYIPFFGAVLGNWLKLPALTTGAATLGQTLIAPLGISYFCFECIAYLVDVYRGAPATFDWLKFSTYKLFFPKLLSGPITRFHPLAAQFQAQPSLTTPQVAEGLWLIACGAVKKLLIADHLATLVNLSFDNIARAGSGDLWLAIAAYGFQLYFDFSGYVDVARGLSALLGITLPQNFNFPYFSASIADFWRRWHMTLGDWLRNYLYFPLGGSRQGLMRTCLNLMMVMIIAGLWHDAGWGFIVWGALHGLFLVVHRLTDALSERWGWLRAGWKSVPGTLLGWVLTQFSVFFAWIFFRLPNLQESLLVVQRLWGHPADVQFAQKIYVETFQSDRLHLSLLLLALFGGMTLVYAVNRWLKLRLNWPVKLLLVPLCLLAAWLLAPNESPPYIYFDF is encoded by the coding sequence ATGACTTTGCTCTCGATTCTCTTCGGGCTATTCTTCCTCAGCGTGCTGGGGCTGTATTGGTCAGCGCCAGGGCGATCGCTCAAGCTGTGGGTGCTGCTGGCGGCCAGCCTGGTGTTTTACAGCTCGCTGCAATTTCAATATGTGCCGCTACTGCTGGTGATGATCATCATCACCTATCGCATCGGCATCGGGCTGAGTGCGCCCATCGACTGGCGGATTGAGAACGAAAACTGGCAGTTTGCCCAACACGACTGGAACCGTCGGCGGCTGCGGCTGCTGATCATTGGCATTGGGCTGAATGTGCTGCTGCTGCTGGGGTTCAAGTACATTCCGTTTTTTGGGGCAGTGTTGGGCAACTGGCTCAAGCTGCCTGCGCTAACGACGGGGGCGGCCACCCTTGGGCAAACCCTCATCGCGCCGCTGGGCATCAGCTATTTTTGCTTTGAGTGCATTGCCTATCTGGTGGATGTGTATCGCGGTGCGCCCGCAACCTTTGACTGGCTCAAGTTTTCAACCTACAAGCTGTTTTTTCCCAAGCTGCTGTCGGGCCCGATTACCCGGTTTCACCCGCTGGCGGCGCAGTTTCAGGCGCAGCCGTCGCTGACTACGCCCCAAGTCGCCGAAGGTCTGTGGCTGATTGCCTGTGGCGCAGTGAAAAAGCTGCTGATTGCCGACCATCTGGCCACGCTGGTCAACCTCAGTTTCGACAACATAGCGCGGGCGGGTAGCGGCGACCTGTGGCTGGCGATCGCCGCCTACGGGTTCCAGCTTTATTTCGACTTCAGCGGCTACGTAGACGTAGCGCGAGGCCTTTCTGCGCTGCTGGGCATCACCCTGCCGCAAAATTTCAACTTTCCCTACTTCAGCGCCAGCATTGCGGACTTTTGGCGACGCTGGCACATGACGCTGGGCGACTGGCTGCGAAATTATCTCTACTTTCCGCTGGGCGGGTCGCGTCAGGGCCTGATGCGAACCTGCCTGAATCTAATGATGGTGATGATCATTGCCGGACTGTGGCACGATGCGGGCTGGGGCTTCATCGTGTGGGGGGCGCTGCACGGGCTATTTCTGGTGGTGCATCGCCTGACAGACGCGCTGAGCGAGCGGTGGGGTTGGCTGAGGGCAGGTTGGAAGAGTGTACCAGGAACGCTGCTGGGCTGGGTGCTGACGCAGTTTTCGGTGTTTTTTGCCTGGATTTTCTTCCGGCTTCCTAACCTGCAAGAGTCGCTGCTGGTGGTGCAGCGGCTGTGGGGACATCCCGCCGATGTGCAGTTTGCCCAAAAGATTTACGTCGAAACCTTTCAGAGCGATCGCCTCCATCTCTCTCTGCTCCTGCTGGCGCTATTCGGCGGAATGACGCTGGTGTATGCCGTCAACCGCTGGCTCAAGCTGCGGCTCAACTGGCCTGTTAAGTTGCTGCTGGTGCCGCTGTGCCTGCTTGCGGCCTGGCTGCTGGCTCCCAACGAAAGCCCGCCTTACATTTATTTCGATTTTTAA
- the holB gene encoding DNA polymerase III subunit delta': protein MVQPLTGSVDPTSNTTRAFANLVGQPQAVELLQSALQRDRIAPGYLFAGPAGVGRSLAALGFAERLLARHPQEPFSAARQQRIAQRNHPDFLWVEPTYLHQGKRLSAAEAAEQGIKRRSPPQIRLEQIREIATFLSRPPLEASRAVVVLDDAHTMAEAAANGLLKTLEEPGRATLILIAPSVESLLPTLVSRCQRIPFRRLSAEDLAQVLQQLGHDEILQHPEILALAQGSPGEAIAQWQQLQSVPPDLLQTALQVPTTLRAALELARHIDQNLDLEAQLWLVDYLQQAYWRSQQPATHLERLETARRHLLGYVQPRLVWEVTLMDIAAAESPP from the coding sequence ATGGTGCAGCCCCTAACGGGTTCCGTTGATCCAACTAGTAATACAACCAGGGCATTTGCAAATCTCGTCGGCCAGCCGCAGGCCGTCGAGTTATTGCAAAGCGCCCTCCAGCGCGATCGCATTGCGCCGGGCTATCTGTTTGCTGGGCCAGCAGGCGTGGGGCGCAGCTTGGCGGCACTGGGCTTTGCCGAGCGGCTGCTGGCGCGTCATCCCCAGGAGCCATTTTCAGCCGCTCGCCAGCAGCGCATCGCCCAGCGCAACCATCCCGATTTTCTCTGGGTAGAGCCGACCTATTTGCACCAGGGCAAGCGACTGTCGGCGGCCGAGGCGGCAGAACAGGGCATCAAGCGGCGATCGCCCCCGCAGATTCGCCTGGAGCAAATTCGCGAGATTGCTACCTTCCTCAGCCGTCCGCCGCTAGAAGCATCCCGTGCTGTGGTGGTGCTGGACGATGCCCACACGATGGCCGAAGCCGCCGCCAATGGACTGCTGAAAACGCTGGAGGAACCTGGCCGCGCCACGCTGATTCTGATTGCGCCCAGCGTGGAATCGCTCCTGCCAACGCTGGTGTCGCGCTGCCAGCGGATTCCCTTTCGCCGCCTCAGCGCCGAAGATCTGGCGCAAGTGTTGCAGCAATTGGGGCACGACGAAATTTTGCAGCATCCCGAAATTTTGGCGCTGGCCCAGGGCAGCCCCGGCGAGGCGATCGCCCAGTGGCAGCAGCTCCAGTCCGTGCCGCCCGACCTATTGCAAACTGCACTCCAAGTTCCAACGACGCTCCGCGCCGCGCTAGAACTCGCCCGCCACATCGACCAAAATCTGGATCTGGAAGCGCAACTCTGGCTGGTGGACTATTTACAGCAAGCCTACTGGCGATCGCAGCAGCCCGCCACCCACCTGGAACGTTTGGAAACCGCCCGCCGCCACCTACTGGGCTACGTGCAGCCGCGCCTGGTGTGGGAAGTGACGCTGATGGACATCGCCGCCGCTGAATCCCCACCCTAG
- the tmk gene encoding dTMP kinase, which yields MLIVFEGGEGSGKTTQLGRSHDWLMNQFDGSSFTVVKTREPGGTELGQQIRKLLLHPDLAEPTQDRAELLLFAADRAQHVEGFLRPALQQGALVLCDRFTDSTVAYQGYGRGLDLALIHQLNQIATGGLEPDLTLWLDVDVTTGLGRAQRRGSADRMEQNQVEFHQRVRQGFCELAAAHPQRIRRVDANRSADEVFQDVQQILQEAIAQWCSP from the coding sequence ATGCTCATCGTATTTGAAGGAGGCGAAGGCAGCGGCAAAACGACGCAACTGGGGCGATCGCACGATTGGCTCATGAACCAGTTTGATGGCAGTTCCTTTACGGTTGTAAAAACGCGAGAGCCAGGCGGTACAGAACTGGGGCAGCAGATTCGGAAACTGCTGTTGCATCCCGATCTGGCAGAGCCAACGCAGGATCGGGCAGAATTGCTGCTGTTTGCGGCCGATCGGGCGCAGCATGTGGAGGGCTTTTTGCGGCCGGCGTTGCAGCAGGGGGCGCTAGTGCTATGCGATCGCTTTACCGATTCCACCGTGGCCTATCAGGGCTATGGGCGCGGACTCGATCTGGCGCTGATTCATCAGCTCAACCAGATTGCGACAGGTGGGCTAGAGCCAGACCTAACGCTGTGGCTAGATGTAGACGTGACCACGGGCCTCGGCCGGGCCCAGCGGCGGGGCAGCGCCGACCGCATGGAACAAAACCAAGTGGAATTTCATCAGCGGGTGCGGCAGGGATTTTGCGAACTGGCGGCGGCGCACCCCCAGCGAATTCGGCGGGTAGACGCAAACCGCAGCGCCGACGAGGTGTTTCAGGACGTGCAGCAGATTTTGCAAGAGGCGATCGCCCAATGGTGCAGCCCCTAA
- a CDS encoding class I SAM-dependent methyltransferase, whose translation MATLLRDLSYRHQWLYDSISRLATVAVGGEGRFRQLALAGLTFDKNTQVLDLCCGSGQTTRFLVERFPQSADEQALPVTGLDASPLSIRRAQQNVPQATFVEAWAEDMPFPDAQFDLVHTSAALHEMRPNQLRQILKECYRVLKPGGIFAAIDVHKPMNPLYMPGLAVFFWLFETETAWQLIQTDLPKLLSEVGFQAVTQTLYAGGSLQVLRGGKAGKRCVVAG comes from the coding sequence TTGGCAACGCTCCTGCGAGATCTGAGCTATCGTCACCAGTGGCTCTACGACAGCATTTCCCGTCTGGCCACGGTGGCAGTCGGCGGTGAGGGCCGATTTCGGCAGCTTGCGCTGGCAGGGCTAACGTTTGACAAAAACACCCAGGTTCTTGATCTCTGCTGTGGCAGCGGGCAGACGACTCGATTTCTCGTGGAGCGATTTCCGCAGTCCGCTGATGAGCAAGCTCTGCCGGTCACTGGGCTGGATGCGTCTCCGCTGTCCATTCGCCGCGCCCAGCAGAATGTTCCCCAGGCAACCTTTGTAGAGGCCTGGGCAGAAGACATGCCCTTTCCCGATGCTCAGTTTGACCTCGTTCATACTAGTGCAGCGCTGCACGAGATGCGGCCCAACCAGCTTCGGCAAATTCTCAAAGAATGCTATCGCGTGCTAAAACCTGGTGGCATTTTTGCTGCGATCGACGTGCATAAACCGATGAATCCGCTGTATATGCCGGGTCTGGCAGTTTTTTTCTGGCTGTTTGAAACTGAGACTGCCTGGCAGCTAATTCAGACTGACTTGCCTAAGCTGCTCTCGGAGGTGGGCTTTCAGGCTGTGACCCAGACGCTTTATGCAGGGGGGAGTTTGCAGGTTTTGCGGGGGGGTAAAGCGGGAAAGCGATGCGTCGTAGCGGGATGA
- a CDS encoding M42 family metallopeptidase, with protein sequence MRHSPSGVEGEIDAYLLERFRALGLEAWLDEAGNAIAKIPGRNSEKRPNDAARSGIAITGHKDEIGGIVKSIGEAGRVQVRKLGGAFPWVYGEGVVDLLGDRTTLSGILSFGSRHVSHESPQKAQQEDQPVRWEDAWIETKCTTEELEAAGVRPGTRMVVGKHRKRPFRLGDFIASYTLDNKASIAILLELASVLKEPALDTYLVASAKEEVGAVGALYFSRNRSLAALIALEICPLSSEYPIVDGEAPVLLSQDGYGLYDEGLNRELRQAAEQAGIPLQLAAISGFGSDASIAMKMGHAARAACLSFPTQNTHGYEIAHLGAIANCVPVLKAYCETDWQ encoded by the coding sequence ATGCGCCATTCGCCAAGTGGAGTGGAGGGCGAGATAGATGCCTATTTGCTGGAGCGGTTTCGGGCGCTAGGGCTGGAGGCGTGGTTAGATGAAGCAGGCAATGCGATCGCCAAAATTCCAGGACGCAACTCTGAAAAACGACCGAACGATGCAGCGCGTTCTGGGATTGCGATTACTGGTCACAAGGACGAAATTGGCGGCATCGTGAAATCAATCGGCGAGGCGGGGCGGGTGCAGGTGCGAAAGCTGGGTGGCGCGTTTCCCTGGGTCTATGGCGAGGGCGTGGTGGACTTGCTGGGCGATCGCACGACGCTGAGCGGTATCCTCAGCTTTGGGTCGCGCCACGTCTCGCACGAGTCGCCCCAAAAGGCTCAGCAAGAAGATCAGCCTGTGCGCTGGGAAGATGCCTGGATAGAAACCAAATGCACAACTGAAGAGTTGGAGGCGGCGGGCGTTCGTCCAGGTACACGCATGGTGGTGGGCAAGCACCGCAAGCGCCCCTTCCGACTGGGCGACTTTATCGCCAGCTACACACTCGACAACAAAGCCTCGATCGCCATTTTGCTAGAGCTGGCCAGCGTTCTGAAGGAACCTGCGCTGGACACCTATCTCGTCGCTTCTGCCAAAGAAGAAGTCGGCGCGGTCGGTGCGCTCTACTTCAGCCGCAATCGATCGCTGGCCGCGCTGATCGCCCTGGAGATTTGCCCGCTGTCGTCGGAATATCCGATCGTCGATGGCGAAGCACCCGTGCTGCTGTCGCAAGATGGCTACGGACTCTATGACGAAGGGCTAAATCGAGAATTGCGCCAGGCCGCAGAGCAGGCGGGCATTCCGCTCCAGCTTGCTGCTATCAGCGGCTTTGGCAGCGACGCTTCCATCGCCATGAAGATGGGCCACGCTGCTCGCGCTGCCTGCCTCAGCTTTCCCACCCAAAATACGCATGGTTACGAGATTGCTCATCTGGGGGCGATCGCCAACTGCGTTCCCGTTTTGAAAGCCTACTGCGAGACAGATTGGCAATGA
- a CDS encoding pentapeptide repeat-containing protein, whose protein sequence is MTRNKRNRWLAIALFSTPFLITTPARAENPDHVLQLLSTGACARCDLQGANLQGAHLIGADLREANLQGANLQSANLEGADLEGANLTSANLTDAYATNASFIKANLTNANLTNATVFHAQTTGATLRGINLAGAETAGSNLSVGGD, encoded by the coding sequence ATGACCCGCAACAAGCGCAATCGATGGCTGGCGATCGCCCTCTTCTCCACGCCATTCCTCATCACAACCCCTGCACGGGCCGAAAACCCAGATCACGTCTTGCAACTGCTGTCTACCGGAGCTTGTGCCCGCTGCGACTTGCAAGGAGCCAACTTGCAAGGGGCCCATTTGATTGGGGCTGATCTGCGCGAAGCCAATTTGCAGGGCGCAAACCTGCAAAGCGCCAATCTGGAAGGGGCAGACCTGGAAGGCGCAAACCTGACCTCGGCAAACCTGACGGATGCCTATGCCACCAACGCCAGCTTTATCAAGGCTAACCTCACCAACGCAAATCTGACCAACGCCACGGTCTTTCATGCACAAACCACTGGCGCAACGCTGCGAGGCATTAACCTGGCGGGTGCGGAAACTGCGGGCAGCAATCTGAGCGTCGGCGGTGACTAA
- the dcd gene encoding dCTP deaminase encodes MIKNDTWIKEQAAAGMIKPFEPKLVRSLDGFPVISYGLSSFGYDVRLSPVEFRIFRHVPGTVVDPKHFNPANLESTELHEDESGQYFVLPAHSYGLGVALERLEVPDYITVICMGKSTYARCGIIANITPAEASWRGHLTLEFSNSSSADCRIYANEGVVQLLFLEGEPCAVSYETRQGKYQDQSEVVTLARV; translated from the coding sequence ATGATTAAGAACGACACCTGGATCAAAGAACAGGCAGCCGCCGGGATGATTAAACCCTTCGAGCCAAAACTCGTGCGATCGCTCGATGGGTTTCCGGTCATTTCCTACGGCCTTAGCAGCTTTGGCTACGACGTGCGGCTCTCGCCTGTGGAGTTTCGCATCTTCCGCCATGTGCCAGGAACCGTGGTCGATCCCAAGCATTTCAACCCCGCCAATCTGGAAAGCACTGAACTGCACGAAGACGAATCGGGCCAATATTTTGTGCTGCCGGCCCACAGCTATGGGCTGGGCGTGGCGCTAGAACGGCTGGAAGTGCCCGACTACATTACCGTCATCTGCATGGGCAAAAGCACCTATGCCCGCTGCGGCATTATCGCCAACATCACGCCTGCCGAAGCCTCCTGGCGCGGACACTTGACGCTTGAATTTTCCAATTCCTCCAGCGCTGACTGCCGCATCTATGCCAATGAAGGCGTGGTGCAGCTTCTCTTTTTGGAAGGGGAACCCTGTGCTGTGAGTTATGAGACGCGACAAGGGAAATATCAAGATCAGTCTGAGGTGGTAACGCTGGCGCGAGTATAG
- a CDS encoding pre-peptidase C-terminal domain-containing protein, whose protein sequence is MLKRFEKASVVLATVLVLGGGSWVATTRPAAAQVLFEERGSLAPMQNEYTFAGKAGDTVTISMTSTDFDTFLVLQSPSGQEIASNDDYARSLNSTIVITLPSNGTYKVLARSFSGQGGNYLVTVRPATPYDQAYSRATEVYRTGDMNAALTAFNEAIRLDSSRPEAYLDRADVHYVQGNLNGTRADYQRAIALYEQQGNSDMAQMLREQLTYLDEVPPQ, encoded by the coding sequence ATGCTGAAACGATTTGAAAAGGCGAGTGTGGTATTGGCGACGGTGTTGGTTTTGGGCGGTGGGTCTTGGGTGGCGACGACTCGCCCGGCCGCTGCACAGGTGCTATTTGAGGAGCGGGGCAGCCTGGCCCCAATGCAGAATGAATACACCTTTGCGGGCAAGGCCGGCGACACGGTGACGATCTCTATGACCAGCACCGACTTTGACACGTTTTTGGTGTTGCAGTCGCCCTCAGGGCAAGAAATCGCCAGCAATGACGACTACGCCCGCAGCCTGAATTCGACCATTGTGATTACGCTGCCTTCTAACGGCACGTACAAGGTGCTGGCTCGCTCCTTTTCGGGGCAGGGCGGCAACTATCTAGTGACAGTGCGCCCCGCAACGCCATACGACCAGGCGTATTCTCGCGCTACCGAGGTGTATCGGACAGGGGACATGAACGCAGCGCTGACCGCGTTTAACGAAGCGATTCGTCTGGATTCCAGCCGTCCCGAAGCCTACCTCGATCGCGCTGATGTGCATTATGTCCAGGGCAACCTGAACGGTACGCGGGCAGACTATCAGCGGGCGATCGCCCTCTACGAGCAGCAGGGCAACAGCGACATGGCTCAGATGCTCCGCGAACAGTTGACCTACCTGGACGAAGTTCCCCCGCAGTAG
- a CDS encoding NAD-dependent epimerase/dehydratase family protein: MATCVVTGAAGFIGSHLTEALLNRGDRVIGIDEFNDYYDPALKRKNIATAEQNPNFHLIEADIQTLNWTMLLEGVDVVFHQAAQAGVRASWGEGFRLYTERNVNATQILLEAAKQAPSLKRLVFASSSSIYGNAETLPTAETLCPQPVSPYGITKLAGEHLCQLYYQNFNVPVSILRYFTVYGPRQRSDMAFHKFFKAVLEDREISIYGDGQQTRDFTFVSDAIAANLAAASVEAAIGETFNIGGGSRVVLTDVLDTIEQITGKPLRRKHVGNAAGDARHTAADVSKARQLLGYAPQVSLKEGLAQEWEWIQALY; this comes from the coding sequence ATGGCGACGTGTGTGGTGACGGGGGCAGCGGGATTCATTGGGTCACATTTGACGGAGGCGCTGCTCAATCGGGGCGATCGCGTCATTGGCATTGACGAGTTTAACGACTACTATGACCCGGCGCTCAAGCGCAAGAACATTGCCACGGCGGAGCAAAACCCCAACTTCCACCTGATCGAAGCCGACATCCAAACGCTGAATTGGACCATGCTGCTTGAAGGCGTGGATGTGGTGTTTCACCAGGCGGCGCAGGCCGGCGTGCGGGCAAGCTGGGGCGAGGGCTTTCGCCTCTATACCGAGCGCAATGTCAACGCCACGCAGATTTTGCTAGAGGCCGCCAAGCAAGCTCCCAGTTTAAAGCGGCTGGTGTTTGCTTCGTCGTCTTCGATCTACGGCAATGCAGAAACCCTACCGACGGCTGAAACGCTCTGTCCACAGCCTGTTTCGCCCTACGGCATTACCAAACTGGCAGGCGAACATCTGTGTCAGCTTTATTACCAAAATTTCAATGTGCCCGTCAGCATTCTGCGCTATTTCACGGTCTATGGACCGCGCCAACGAAGCGACATGGCGTTTCACAAGTTCTTTAAGGCGGTGCTGGAAGACCGCGAGATTTCAATCTACGGCGACGGGCAGCAGACGCGGGATTTTACCTTTGTCAGCGATGCGATCGCCGCCAATCTCGCTGCTGCCAGCGTAGAGGCTGCCATCGGCGAAACCTTTAACATTGGCGGCGGTAGCCGAGTTGTGCTGACGGACGTGCTAGACACGATCGAGCAAATCACCGGAAAACCGCTGCGCCGCAAGCACGTTGGCAACGCCGCCGGAGATGCCCGCCACACCGCCGCCGACGTGTCTAAGGCGAGACAACTCCTTGGCTACGCCCCCCAGGTTTCTCTAAAAGAAGGGCTGGCGCAGGAGTGGGAGTGGATTCAGGCGCTTTATTAG